A single genomic interval of Oryza sativa Japonica Group chromosome 7, ASM3414082v1 harbors:
- the LOC136351160 gene encoding uncharacterized protein, with translation MAIDTTADHGGGAGAGGVDIPMQILVQPPPLPPPTATATARHRRTHTGDSTASSYEPQRRPVEHQVSSMHAATASDDGGGVDDVVPERKVTAFALHVAVLEKAASHVGAVCFVWATVVILGGFAADLDARDFWLVTAILLVEGTRVFSRSNELDLQEQPMHLPDAAAAAAGDDDDDPPPPHKAAAAASPIHLLPLGGWLVEARNVSYVLYWLQLLSASACVALSLLRLATLRFAGDNGGGGNKNAYYALMLFYVLALSEAVIFLVERAYWEWVLSYRRLVEAVSGECDLGDAGVVPIKRFFYRAFSRSVEGGILDATRMDLVSFAVELLSSDSGDEQLIGAHILRGSIANRDSARRAVRKIGTSAATVERLVEMVSWKSPSKRRVRSLAAEVVLRLAGKRRNLIRVATIPGAIESISTLLETPTTDAAAGDLAMNEMGLHIMKKLAREHGNAAKISSTRGVLSRIIHFTRTSRAALQICAGGEGSLPAKTVLRSLQVVKNLSSTPGHTGEAIRREISDNVFVLGNIRKVLQHGGERHGKMQLTAIGVLADLAIDGDAKEKIGCTGDMIAHLLDMFAGSPESAPAVAYAAQGAAHIRLQAGEVVALLALESAANCDRILREAAVVERLVMTLHHPGLQITSSRILLNLCRYSRSDHFLQLSSLTAAVPIVFKAIMVEKSSLLEVSIGLAIQITRLATPEFHKEIFGKAGVPDTDIAGRLVEILKEHRTPRVKVPRMRRFVIELAIAMMRGDAELVPFFRSMELEKELRSVVRSTSELESFNMFSGSIGLSRHSSTLASLVDDAMEIMQALQDS, from the exons ATGGCCATCGACACTACGGCTgatcatggcggcggcgccggcgccggcggcgtggacATTCCCATGCAAATACtagtgcagccgccgccgttgccgccgccgacggcgacggcgacggcgaggcaccGGAGAACGCACACCGGCGACTCGACGGCGTCGTCGTACGAGCcgcagcggcggccggtggaGCACCAGGTCTCGTCCatgcacgccgccaccgcctccgacgacggcggcggcgtcgacgacgtgGTGCCGGAGCGCAAGGTGACGGCGTTCGCGCTCCACGTCGCGGTGCTCGAGAAGGCCGCGTCGCACGTCGGCGCCGTCTGCTTCGTGTGGGCGACGGTGGTCATCCTCGGCGggttcgccgccgacctcgacgCCCGGGACTTCTGGCTCGTCACCGCCATCCTCCTCGTCGAGGGGACGAGGGTGTTCAGCCGGAGCAACGAGCTCGATCTGCAGGAGCAGCCGATGCACctcccggacgccgccgccgccgccgccggagacgacgacgacgacccgccgccgccgcacaaggcggcggcggcggcctcgcccatccacctcctccccctcggCGGCTGGCTCGTCGAGGCGAGGAACGTGAGCTACGTCCTCTACTGGCTCCAGCTCCTCTCGGCGTCGGCGTGCGTCGCGCTGTCGCTGCTGCGCCTCGCCACGCTCCGCTTCGCCGGcgacaatggcggcggcggcaacaagaACGCGTACTACGCGCTGATGCTGTTCTACGTGCTCGCGCTGTCGGAGGCGGTGATCTTCCTGGTGGAGCGCGCGTACTGGGAGTGGGTGCTCAGCTATCGGCGCCTGGTCGAGGCGGTGAGCGGCGAGTGCGAcctcggcgacgccggcgtggTGCCGATCAAGCGGTTCTTCTACCGCGCCTTCTCGAGGTCGGTCGAGGGCGGCATCCTCGACGCCACGCGGATGGACCTCGTCTCCttcgccgtcgagctcctctCATCGGACTCCGGCGACGAGCAGCTCATCGGcgcgcacatcctccggggctcCATCGCCAACCGCGActcggcgaggcgggcggtgcGCAAGATCGGCACGTCGGCGGCCACCGTCGAGCGGCTGGTGGAGATGGTGAGCTGGAAGAGCCCCAGCAAGCGCCGCGTCAGGTCGCTCGCCGCCGAGGtcgtcctccgcctcgccggcaAGCGCCGCAACCTCATCCGCGTCGCCACCATCCCCGGCGCCATCGAGTCCATCTCCACCTTACTCGAGACCCccaccaccgacgccgccgccggcgacctcgccATGAACGAGATGGGGCTCCACATCATGAAGAAGCTGGCGCGCGAGCACGGCAACGCGGCGAAGATCTCGAGCACAAGGGGTGTCCTCTCCAGGATCATACACTTCACCCGGACGAGCAGGGCGGCGCTGCAGAtctgcgccggcggcgaggggagccTGCCGGCGAAGACGGTGCTCCGGTCGCTGCAGGTGGTGAAGAACCTCTCGAGCACGCCGGGGCACACCGGCGAGGCGATCAGGAGGGAGATCTCCGACAACGTGTTCGTCCTCGGCAACATCCGCAAGGTGCTccagcacggcggcgagcgccacgGCAAGATGCAGCTGACGGCGAtcggcgtcctcgccgacctcgccaTCGACGGCGACGCCAAGGAGAAGATCGGCTGCACGGGCGACATGATCGCGCATCTGCTGGACATGTTCGCCGGCTCGCCGGAGTCGGCTCCGGCGGTCGCCTACGCGGCGCAGGGGGCGGCGCACATCAGGCTGCAggccggcgaggtggtggcgctGCTCGCCCTCGAGAGCGCCGCCAACTGCGACCGGATACTCCGggaagccgccgtcgtcgagagGCTGGTGATGACGCTGCACCACCCCGGGCTGCAGATCACGTCATCCAGAATCCTACTGAACCTGTGCAGGTACAGCAGGAGCGACCACTTCTTGCAGCTCAGCAGCCTCACTGCAGCTGTCCCAATA GTGTTCAAAGCAATTATGGTTGAGAAGAGCAGCTTGCTTGAGGTGTCTATAGGATTGGCAATACAGATTACAAGGCTTGCAACACCTGAATTTCACAAGGAAATCTTTGGAAAGGCAGGTGTACCAGATACAGACATTGCAGGGAGGCTAGTGGAGATTCTGAAAGAGCACAGGACACCCAGGGTGAAGGTTCCGAGGATGAGAAGGTTCGTCATCGAGCTCGCCATCGCCATGATGAGAGGCGACGCCGAGCTCGTCCCCTTCTTCAGGAGCATG